The following are encoded together in the Phormidium ambiguum IAM M-71 genome:
- a CDS encoding UPF0175 family protein, whose amino-acid sequence MSVIISDEILQASALTPSDFRQEIALYMFQTGRLTLGYASQLADMHPNSFRQLLKQHNIPLHSYDVEDFELDLKNLREFRYSR is encoded by the coding sequence ATGAGTGTGATTATTTCAGACGAAATACTACAGGCATCTGCACTTACTCCAAGCGACTTTCGCCAAGAAATTGCGCTGTATATGTTCCAAACAGGTCGCTTAACATTGGGTTATGCTAGTCAACTAGCAGATATGCACCCAAATTCTTTTCGTCAACTTTTAAAACAGCACAATATTCCTCTTCACTCCTACGATGTTGAAGATTTTGAACTTGATTTGAAAAACTTACGAGAATTTAGATATAGTAGATAA